Proteins from a single region of Chryseomicrobium sp. FSL W7-1435:
- a CDS encoding MerR family transcriptional regulator: MKGNYNIQQVSDVTGLSKQVIRKWEERYQLIQPERMDNGYRLYQDQDIATLLRVKRLSDEGYTIKQAALLIDKEKEVEQAGNQVTPVPVVEEWNDYVFKLLEYGANCEELELNRTLHQAHQDLGLDLFLSSVVLPYLREVGNRWEKRQWDEYQESVSSMVVRDFLVQIRRNYPYREDAPLVLGACIPGELHEVPLHILLLQFMVRGWKSFMIGSSPAPGSIEALVDRLKPKFVLLSASTSVPLKQHPEMLEKLNEFAKGYPKTKFFAGGKGMEDYLTQHNLDAIQFAPDLNTILQESL, from the coding sequence GTGAAGGGTAACTATAATATTCAACAGGTCTCTGATGTAACGGGTCTGTCTAAACAAGTCATCCGTAAATGGGAAGAACGCTACCAGTTAATTCAGCCAGAGCGCATGGATAATGGCTATCGCCTTTATCAAGATCAAGACATCGCTACGTTGCTTCGAGTGAAACGCCTTTCTGATGAAGGGTATACTATTAAACAAGCGGCACTCCTGATCGATAAAGAAAAAGAAGTAGAACAAGCGGGAAATCAAGTGACACCAGTTCCAGTAGTAGAGGAATGGAATGACTATGTATTTAAGCTTCTCGAGTACGGTGCCAATTGTGAAGAGCTAGAATTAAACAGAACGCTTCACCAAGCGCATCAAGATTTAGGGCTCGACCTTTTCTTAAGTTCCGTTGTACTTCCGTACTTACGCGAAGTCGGGAATCGATGGGAAAAAAGACAGTGGGATGAGTATCAAGAATCAGTATCCAGCATGGTTGTACGCGATTTCTTAGTACAAATTCGCCGCAACTATCCTTACCGTGAAGATGCACCACTAGTACTCGGCGCTTGTATCCCAGGAGAACTTCATGAGGTTCCGCTGCACATCCTATTGCTGCAATTTATGGTGCGCGGTTGGAAGTCCTTCATGATCGGTTCGTCACCAGCCCCAGGATCCATTGAGGCACTTGTAGACCGTTTGAAACCGAAATTTGTCCTGTTGTCGGCTTCAACATCTGTTCCCTTAAAGCAACATCCAGAAATGCTTGAAAAGCTCAACGAATTTGCAAAAGGTTATCCAAAGACTAAATTTTTTGCAGGTGGAAAAGGGATGGAAGATTATTTAACCCAACATAATCTTGATGCTATCCAGTTTGCTCCGGATTTAAATACTATTTTACAAGAGTCCTTATAA
- a CDS encoding ring-cleaving dioxygenase: MNELKGIHHVTAITSSAEKNYEFFTYVLGMRLVKKTVNQDDIQTYHLFFADDRGSAGTDMTFFDFPGIQKGSHGTNEIYRTSFRVPTDASLEYWLKRFERLGVKNQGIEDLFDRKVLKFSDFDDQRYQLISDENNSGVASGTPWQDGPIPLEFAITGLGPIVFRYDRVDFLKEMLDKVLGFREVASSGQLTWMEVGEGGNGAAVIIEKNVLLPQGQQGFGTVHHVAFRVEDTEALHFWIDRLNQAGIPSSGYVDRFYFESLYARIAPPLLFEFATDGPGFMDDEPYETLGEKLALPPKLEGHRDQIEQLVRPIDTVRSTKDIQKEYE, from the coding sequence ATGAACGAATTAAAAGGGATCCACCACGTAACTGCCATCACAAGCAGTGCTGAAAAAAACTATGAGTTTTTCACTTATGTGCTTGGTATGCGTCTAGTTAAAAAGACGGTCAACCAAGACGATATTCAAACCTACCATTTATTCTTCGCCGATGACCGCGGTAGTGCGGGAACAGACATGACATTTTTCGATTTTCCAGGCATTCAAAAAGGCTCACACGGGACGAATGAGATTTACCGGACTTCTTTCCGTGTGCCAACTGATGCATCGTTGGAGTACTGGTTGAAGCGCTTTGAACGTCTTGGTGTAAAAAATCAAGGGATTGAAGACTTATTTGATCGAAAAGTACTGAAGTTCTCCGATTTTGATGACCAACGTTATCAATTAATCTCAGATGAAAACAATTCAGGTGTTGCTTCTGGAACGCCTTGGCAAGATGGCCCGATTCCACTTGAATTTGCGATAACAGGATTAGGTCCAATTGTTTTTCGTTACGACCGCGTCGACTTCTTGAAAGAGATGTTAGACAAAGTACTCGGTTTCCGTGAAGTTGCCTCTTCAGGCCAATTAACATGGATGGAAGTTGGCGAAGGTGGAAACGGAGCAGCTGTCATTATTGAAAAAAATGTTCTCTTACCACAAGGACAACAAGGGTTTGGAACCGTTCACCACGTAGCATTCCGTGTAGAAGACACAGAAGCATTACATTTCTGGATTGATCGTTTGAATCAAGCAGGAATTCCATCTTCCGGGTACGTGGATCGCTTCTATTTTGAATCGCTCTACGCACGCATTGCGCCACCATTGTTGTTTGAGTTTGCTACAGATGGTCCTGGATTCATGGATGATGAGCCATATGAAACACTTGGAGAAAAATTAGCGCTTCCTCCAAAATTGGAAGGGCACCGTGACCAAATTGAACAATTGGTTCGTCCGATTGATACCGTTAGAAGTACGAAGGATATTCAGAAAGAATACGAGTAA
- a CDS encoding ABC transporter ATP-binding protein: MTVLELKQAKKTFGSGHKKIEALKETNFQAQAGEMIAIIGPSGSGKSTFLTIAGGLQTPSEGDVLINGTSLAKLNEKKLSKVRLNEIGFILQASNLVPFLTVHNQMMLLNKVKKDTLNEQELEELYKDLGVEELRNKYPSDLSGGERQRVAIAKALYTNPSIVLADEPTASLDSERAYEVMELLQKETKSKKTTTLVVTHDTRLIDYCDRVFKMTDGTLREEDHTPKEGAAHD; this comes from the coding sequence ATGACAGTCTTAGAACTCAAACAAGCGAAAAAGACATTCGGATCTGGCCATAAAAAAATAGAAGCTTTAAAAGAAACCAACTTTCAAGCGCAGGCCGGTGAGATGATTGCTATCATTGGTCCCTCCGGTTCTGGGAAAAGTACCTTTTTAACAATTGCAGGGGGCCTACAAACGCCAAGCGAAGGTGACGTGCTGATCAACGGAACGTCACTTGCGAAATTGAATGAGAAAAAGCTTTCCAAAGTTCGCTTAAATGAAATCGGCTTTATTCTGCAAGCTTCAAATCTCGTCCCGTTTTTAACAGTTCATAATCAAATGATGCTATTGAATAAAGTCAAAAAAGATACGTTGAATGAGCAAGAGCTTGAAGAACTCTACAAAGATCTTGGGGTTGAAGAATTACGAAACAAATACCCTTCTGACTTATCAGGTGGGGAACGTCAACGAGTGGCTATCGCAAAGGCATTGTACACAAACCCATCCATTGTACTGGCGGATGAACCGACAGCCTCATTGGACTCTGAACGTGCCTATGAGGTCATGGAATTGCTGCAAAAAGAGACCAAGTCAAAAAAGACAACTACCCTTGTCGTCACACACGACACACGTTTAATTGACTATTGTGACCGCGTTTTTAAAATGACGGATGGCACATTACGCGAAGAAGACCATACCCCTAAAGAAGGCGCTGCTCATGACTAA
- a CDS encoding ABC transporter permease, with the protein MFLAWNEIKKNKLRFALVIGVLFLVSYLVFFLTGLANGLANLNREAVDKWDGDGIMLTEDSDQSLPQSFLSIEDADELDAETAVLGQLNTIVTTGELKQGVAIFGINEEEFITPDVSDGELFSGENEVVAADFLQEEGFEIGDTLTLSSSDEELTIVGFTEDARFNAAPVLYTSLDTFQTVRFGEAAQQNADQVNGIVIRSDDLAALDAPEDFAIVDTQTFIENLPGYTEQKLTLDFMIYFLFIISATIVAIFLYVLTVQKINMFGVMKAQGISNGYLARSVVAQTFILAVVGVVTGYVLTLVTGLFLPNAVPVQFDGVAMAIYGIVLIAVAILGAIFSVLTIVKIDPLKAIGA; encoded by the coding sequence ATGTTTTTAGCATGGAATGAAATCAAAAAGAACAAACTACGTTTTGCACTGGTAATCGGGGTACTTTTTCTCGTATCGTACCTCGTCTTCTTTTTAACTGGCCTTGCCAATGGTCTCGCTAATTTGAACCGTGAAGCTGTCGATAAATGGGACGGGGATGGCATTATGTTGACCGAGGATTCTGACCAAAGTTTACCGCAGTCGTTCTTGTCAATTGAAGACGCAGATGAACTAGATGCAGAAACGGCTGTTCTAGGACAATTGAACACGATTGTGACAACCGGCGAATTGAAACAAGGTGTAGCTATCTTTGGCATCAATGAAGAGGAATTCATCACACCGGATGTATCGGACGGGGAACTATTCTCTGGAGAAAATGAAGTTGTGGCAGCAGACTTCTTACAAGAAGAAGGATTTGAAATTGGTGATACGCTGACCCTCTCTTCTTCTGATGAAGAATTGACAATTGTCGGCTTCACGGAAGATGCTCGCTTCAATGCAGCACCTGTCCTTTACACATCACTGGATACGTTCCAGACGGTACGTTTCGGGGAAGCAGCTCAACAGAATGCCGATCAAGTCAATGGCATCGTCATCCGTTCTGACGATTTAGCTGCACTGGATGCACCTGAAGACTTTGCGATCGTTGATACACAAACGTTTATCGAAAACTTACCAGGCTATACAGAGCAAAAATTGACGCTCGACTTTATGATTTACTTCTTATTTATTATCTCGGCAACGATTGTTGCGATATTCTTATATGTCTTGACTGTTCAAAAAATCAATATGTTCGGTGTCATGAAGGCACAAGGAATTTCAAATGGTTACTTAGCACGATCAGTGGTAGCACAGACATTTATTTTAGCAGTAGTGGGAGTCGTGACGGGTTACGTGTTGACGCTCGTAACTGGATTGTTCCTTCCGAACGCCGTACCTGTGCAGTTTGATGGCGTCGCAATGGCGATCTACGGCATCGTTTTGATTGCAGTTGCCATTTTAGGAGCCATCTTCTCAGTATTAACGATTGTAAAAATCGATCCATTGAAAGCAATAGGAGCGTGA
- a CDS encoding aminotransferase class I/II-fold pyridoxal phosphate-dependent enzyme — MNFQPATRMERFPTSIFGELKKAAAARVSNDLPVYDLSLGSPDLPPAEAVRQTLSEKSALATSYGYTLTGTTRFYEAVATYYKNRMGVSLDPETEIVQTMGSQEGLVHLPLAFCNEGDIVLTTNPAYVAYDAGIHVAGATPYYLSLDEENGFLPDIASIPDEIADKAKLLILNLPGNPVPALPSETFFKDVVAFAEKHNIIVVHDAAYAEFYFDGSGPKSFLATPGAKDVGLEINSLSKTFSLAGARIAYIAGNSELIDVIKSLKSHLDYGIFEPIQEAAITALSHADEITDNLRRVFSERHHVLKQGLEELGWKVAPSNGGMFIWAAYPYPMKDTEFVFHVLRETGVVMVPGSIFGTEGDGFARIALVKDVEVLKEALEALKKLQPIEVG, encoded by the coding sequence GTGAATTTTCAACCGGCAACACGAATGGAACGCTTCCCCACCTCAATTTTTGGAGAACTTAAAAAAGCCGCGGCTGCTCGTGTATCAAACGACTTACCTGTCTATGATCTGAGCCTTGGTAGCCCGGACCTCCCACCAGCGGAAGCGGTTCGACAGACACTCTCAGAGAAAAGTGCGCTCGCCACTTCTTATGGCTATACATTGACCGGCACAACACGTTTTTATGAAGCGGTCGCAACTTACTATAAAAACCGGATGGGTGTTTCACTCGACCCTGAAACTGAAATCGTGCAGACGATGGGGTCCCAAGAAGGACTGGTCCACCTCCCTCTCGCCTTTTGCAATGAGGGAGATATCGTCCTAACTACAAATCCTGCCTATGTCGCTTACGATGCTGGTATTCATGTAGCCGGCGCTACGCCCTACTATCTATCTCTTGATGAAGAGAACGGCTTCTTGCCTGACATCGCTTCGATACCGGATGAGATTGCCGACAAAGCTAAGTTGTTAATTTTAAACTTACCTGGTAACCCAGTTCCGGCATTGCCGAGTGAGACGTTTTTTAAAGACGTAGTCGCTTTTGCCGAAAAGCATAATATCATTGTCGTACATGACGCGGCCTACGCAGAATTTTATTTTGATGGAAGTGGCCCGAAAAGTTTCTTAGCGACTCCAGGTGCCAAAGATGTTGGACTTGAAATCAATTCACTATCTAAAACCTTCAGTTTAGCCGGCGCACGCATTGCCTATATCGCAGGAAATTCCGAGTTAATTGACGTGATCAAAAGCTTGAAATCTCATCTTGACTATGGCATTTTTGAACCGATTCAAGAAGCCGCTATTACAGCACTTTCACATGCAGATGAAATCACGGACAATTTGCGCCGTGTGTTCTCAGAGCGTCATCATGTGTTAAAACAAGGGCTCGAGGAACTCGGTTGGAAAGTCGCCCCTTCAAACGGCGGCATGTTCATTTGGGCAGCCTACCCTTACCCAATGAAAGATACGGAGTTCGTATTCCACGTTTTACGCGAGACTGGTGTCGTGATGGTACCAGGATCTATCTTTGGAACAGAAGGCGACGGTTTCGCACGCATCGCCTTAGTAAAAGATGTAGAGGTATTAAAAGAAGCACTCGAAGCATTAAAGAAACTCCAACCGATTGAAGTTGGATAA
- the fabI gene encoding enoyl-ACP reductase FabI encodes MRDLINLAGKNIVVMGVANERSIAWGIAKSLFDVGANVIFTYRKERSQGKIQKVLDKEGREAAVIQCDVNDDASIKQAFTEIGEKFGVIHGVVHSIAFAHAEDLHNNFLQTSRDGFAFAQDTSAYSLIATAREAKPFMTEGGSIITMSYLGAERVLDGYNVMGVAKASLEASVRYLANDIGKDGIRVNAISAGAIRTLAAKGVPAFNEILHQIEAKAPLKRNVTQQEVGDMSVALLGDTGRGVTGEVIYVDSGYHIMA; translated from the coding sequence ATGCGAGATCTAATTAATTTAGCAGGTAAAAATATTGTAGTCATGGGTGTTGCCAATGAGCGAAGCATTGCATGGGGTATTGCTAAATCGTTGTTCGATGTTGGGGCAAACGTCATTTTCACATACCGAAAAGAACGTTCACAAGGAAAGATTCAAAAGGTGTTAGACAAAGAAGGACGCGAAGCTGCCGTCATTCAGTGTGATGTAAACGATGATGCGAGCATCAAACAAGCGTTCACTGAAATTGGTGAAAAGTTCGGTGTGATTCACGGCGTGGTTCATTCCATCGCATTTGCGCACGCTGAAGACTTACACAACAACTTCTTGCAGACGTCTCGCGACGGGTTTGCATTTGCACAAGACACGAGCGCTTATTCATTGATTGCAACTGCACGTGAAGCAAAACCTTTCATGACAGAAGGCGGATCGATCATCACGATGAGTTATTTAGGGGCAGAGCGCGTACTCGACGGCTACAACGTCATGGGTGTTGCCAAAGCATCACTTGAAGCATCAGTTCGCTACTTAGCAAATGATATCGGGAAAGATGGGATTCGCGTCAACGCCATTTCTGCCGGTGCGATTCGTACGCTGGCTGCGAAAGGTGTACCAGCGTTCAATGAAATCTTGCATCAAATCGAAGCAAAAGCACCTTTAAAGCGTAACGTAACGCAACAAGAAGTAGGAGATATGTCAGTTGCTTTATTAGGTGACACAGGTCGCGGCGTTACGGGTGAAGTCATTTACGTAGACAGTGGCTATCACATCATGGCTTAA
- the trpE gene encoding anthranilate synthase component I, whose translation MTYYVQESLNGDSLTPISIYHRLQGDRKFLLESSLKHEKSGRYSFIGASPSTMYCGEKGQLTVRDLASGNANQFYGDAMTLLKQLLPPPLPNGPFPFSTGAIGYVGYEVLGHTEPTGLPLPKARELPDIYFLWYPTVVVYDHQTHTVTVLNSSGNEDEVARVVAQLKKTPDTELPDEATPLHFTSNITKEEFLANVEKSKEWIYEGEIFQLVLSQRLSASINQTPFAYYRKLRRVNPSPYMFYIDFGDAVVLGASPESFVRVSDGILQSNPIAGTRPRGTTPELDVALEQDLRQDPKERAEHDMLVDLARNDVGRLSTAGSVKVTKYQQVERYQHVMHLVSEVEGKLLPDIHPLEALTACLPAGTVSGAPKIRAMQLINELETTQRGVYAGAVGYLSASGNLDAALAIRTAVISEGSIAIQAGAGIVYDSDPVKEYEETLHKARSLLEVFQ comes from the coding sequence ATGACATATTATGTGCAAGAGTCTCTTAACGGAGATTCCTTAACCCCTATTTCCATCTATCACCGCCTACAAGGCGATCGAAAGTTTTTGCTTGAAAGTTCATTGAAACACGAGAAATCAGGTCGTTATTCTTTTATTGGGGCATCTCCTTCTACGATGTATTGCGGAGAAAAAGGTCAACTAACTGTAAGAGATCTAGCGAGCGGGAATGCCAATCAGTTCTATGGAGACGCCATGACACTGTTAAAACAGTTGCTACCTCCACCACTTCCCAATGGCCCATTTCCTTTCTCGACAGGGGCAATCGGCTATGTGGGCTATGAGGTACTGGGGCACACTGAACCGACAGGTCTCCCCCTTCCGAAAGCGCGCGAGTTACCAGATATCTATTTCCTCTGGTATCCGACAGTCGTCGTTTACGATCACCAGACACATACCGTCACCGTATTAAATAGTAGTGGGAATGAAGATGAAGTTGCTCGTGTCGTTGCCCAACTCAAGAAGACACCGGACACGGAGCTTCCAGACGAGGCAACACCTCTTCACTTCACATCGAATATCACCAAAGAAGAATTTTTAGCCAACGTCGAAAAATCGAAAGAGTGGATTTACGAGGGTGAAATTTTTCAACTCGTTCTGTCGCAAAGACTCTCTGCTTCCATCAACCAGACACCGTTCGCCTATTACAGAAAACTACGCCGCGTCAACCCGTCACCTTATATGTTCTACATCGACTTTGGGGATGCCGTTGTTCTTGGCGCTTCACCGGAAAGTTTCGTACGAGTGTCAGATGGCATTTTGCAGTCGAATCCAATTGCCGGAACTCGGCCACGGGGCACAACACCAGAGCTAGATGTAGCTCTGGAACAAGACTTGCGGCAAGATCCGAAAGAACGTGCCGAACACGATATGTTGGTGGACTTGGCCCGCAACGACGTCGGCCGCCTCAGTACAGCAGGCAGTGTCAAAGTCACCAAGTACCAACAAGTCGAACGCTACCAACACGTGATGCATCTTGTATCAGAAGTCGAAGGGAAATTGCTTCCAGATATCCATCCACTCGAAGCACTGACCGCTTGTCTGCCAGCTGGAACAGTTTCCGGTGCACCAAAAATTCGCGCGATGCAATTAATCAATGAACTGGAGACGACGCAGCGCGGTGTCTATGCAGGCGCTGTTGGCTATTTGAGCGCAAGTGGCAACTTAGATGCAGCTCTTGCGATTCGTACAGCGGTCATCTCCGAAGGGTCTATTGCGATTCAAGCAGGTGCCGGTATCGTTTATGACTCGGACCCTGTGAAAGAATACGAGGAAACGCTGCACAAAGCACGCTCTTTACTGGAGGTATTCCAATGA
- a CDS encoding antibiotic biosynthesis monooxygenase, with translation MYIYLTDAPQVSGFHLKGETERYINEYKTLQELDGHGYEVIDSSGDFSEKGFFVLNNIPVTEAGRPVFEQRFMNRARAIEDEPGFIAIRVMRPMDSNTYIILTEWEDEKNFKEWQSSQAYSKAHAKRGTDEGIDKRPAIFDGPSFVTTFTTA, from the coding sequence ATGTACATTTATTTAACGGATGCACCGCAAGTGAGCGGTTTTCATTTAAAAGGGGAAACCGAGCGCTACATCAATGAATATAAGACGCTTCAAGAACTAGATGGTCATGGCTATGAAGTGATTGATTCGTCTGGAGATTTTTCTGAGAAAGGCTTTTTTGTGCTCAACAATATTCCAGTGACTGAAGCAGGTCGTCCTGTTTTCGAACAACGCTTCATGAACCGTGCCCGTGCTATCGAAGACGAACCAGGTTTCATTGCGATTCGCGTGATGCGCCCGATGGATTCTAACACGTACATCATTTTGACGGAATGGGAAGACGAAAAGAACTTTAAAGAGTGGCAGTCGTCTCAGGCGTATTCGAAAGCGCATGCGAAACGCGGTACCGACGAGGGCATCGACAAGCGCCCAGCGATTTTTGATGGTCCTAGTTTTGTCACAACATTCACTACAGCATAA
- a CDS encoding deoxyribodipyrimidine photo-lyase yields the protein MTKRTLVWFRRDLRLHDHPALAQAGHDGRVLAVFTLSPEMRKLEASCWWLEESLKELKSSLHEKGITLLVSDEDPTTCLPKLVEEHNCDQVFWNDSHATDERKVELAVKKALDEKSIAYQAFDGDLLFPHHELTKDNGEPYSIFTPFYKRSQQETVKRPVAMPEEWQDIRAKALQTIEDLQLLPDHPWTKKFAEHWTPGEKAGIKQFQHFAKSDIKDYKKMRDYPDAQATSEISPYLTWGNLSVRAVYYAAKREEHSEPYLRQLVWREFAKRQLLEHPTLEKKPLRSEFDSFPWRDSKADFEKWKRGETGYPLVDAGMKQLWETGWMHNRVRMVAASFLTKHLLLPWQWGAEWFKETLVDYDEANNGMGWQWVAGTGIDAAPYFRIFNPTTQLEKFDKQEEYVHTWNPDAMSKQLVDHKEAHERALAAYKATK from the coding sequence ATGACTAAGCGAACTCTCGTCTGGTTTCGCCGTGACCTTCGCCTTCACGATCATCCAGCGCTAGCACAAGCTGGTCATGACGGCCGGGTGCTAGCTGTTTTCACTCTATCTCCTGAGATGCGTAAGCTGGAGGCTTCTTGCTGGTGGTTGGAAGAGTCTTTGAAGGAATTGAAAAGCAGTTTACATGAAAAAGGTATCACACTTCTTGTATCGGATGAAGACCCAACGACTTGTCTTCCGAAACTTGTAGAGGAACACAACTGTGACCAGGTGTTCTGGAATGATAGTCATGCAACAGATGAGCGCAAAGTAGAGCTAGCCGTCAAAAAAGCGTTAGATGAAAAGTCCATCGCGTATCAAGCTTTTGACGGTGACCTCCTGTTCCCTCATCATGAACTGACTAAAGACAACGGTGAACCTTACTCCATCTTCACCCCTTTCTACAAACGCTCGCAACAAGAAACGGTGAAGCGACCGGTTGCGATGCCGGAAGAGTGGCAAGACATTCGTGCTAAGGCTCTTCAGACGATTGAAGACTTACAGCTCCTTCCTGATCATCCGTGGACAAAGAAATTTGCAGAGCACTGGACACCTGGTGAAAAAGCAGGCATCAAACAGTTCCAACACTTTGCAAAATCCGATATTAAGGATTATAAAAAAATGCGCGATTACCCAGATGCCCAAGCGACATCAGAAATTTCTCCTTATCTAACATGGGGGAATCTCAGCGTACGAGCTGTCTACTATGCTGCAAAACGTGAAGAACATTCTGAACCGTACTTACGCCAGCTAGTGTGGCGCGAATTTGCCAAACGCCAACTCCTTGAGCATCCTACACTTGAGAAAAAGCCGCTGCGGTCTGAGTTTGATTCGTTCCCTTGGAGAGACAGTAAGGCTGATTTTGAAAAGTGGAAGCGTGGCGAAACCGGCTATCCTCTTGTCGATGCGGGGATGAAGCAGTTGTGGGAGACGGGCTGGATGCACAATCGTGTGCGAATGGTCGCGGCTTCTTTCTTAACGAAGCATCTTCTTCTACCATGGCAATGGGGAGCCGAATGGTTCAAAGAGACTCTTGTCGATTATGACGAAGCCAATAACGGCATGGGTTGGCAATGGGTGGCGGGTACAGGTATTGATGCGGCACCTTACTTCCGAATTTTCAACCCAACTACACAGCTTGAAAAGTTCGATAAGCAAGAAGAATATGTCCATACCTGGAACCCAGACGCGATGAGCAAACAACTCGTGGATCATAAAGAAGCACATGAACGTGCACTTGCTGCTTATAAAGCCACTAAGTAA
- a CDS encoding helical backbone metal receptor: MKMFTDHLDRELLIPHCPQRIVSICPAITETLFALDVQKQLVGRTKYCIFPKIQVDRIPTVGGTKDVSLDKVRELKPDLILAEKEENTKETVELLSKIAPVIVLEVQTIEDSYRLIRDLGTVTGAPTAASQLEREARTAFDSLPNVSGNPSVLYMIWRKPYMAVGNTTYIQAMLEHMGFHNAAKSLEGRYPEITPELLEELNPDFLFLASEPFPFAEKHKQEFAQFTPTSQPVLVDGEMFWYGAKMPEAAQYLKELFENNESFRIDNTN, from the coding sequence ATGAAAATGTTTACTGATCATTTAGATAGGGAATTACTAATCCCCCATTGTCCACAACGCATTGTTTCAATTTGTCCCGCAATCACGGAAACACTCTTTGCATTAGACGTCCAAAAGCAATTGGTAGGCCGGACGAAGTATTGTATCTTCCCAAAGATTCAAGTCGATAGAATTCCTACAGTCGGCGGCACGAAAGACGTCTCTCTAGATAAAGTACGCGAGTTGAAGCCTGATTTGATTCTTGCAGAAAAAGAAGAGAATACGAAAGAAACCGTAGAGCTTTTGTCCAAAATTGCACCTGTTATCGTCTTGGAAGTCCAGACAATCGAGGACTCCTATCGCTTGATTCGTGATCTTGGAACAGTAACCGGAGCACCAACCGCTGCCTCTCAACTTGAAAGGGAAGCACGCACGGCTTTCGATTCCTTGCCAAACGTATCAGGTAACCCCTCTGTCCTCTACATGATTTGGCGCAAACCGTACATGGCAGTTGGCAACACTACCTACATTCAAGCTATGCTTGAGCATATGGGCTTTCACAATGCAGCGAAGTCCCTTGAAGGCCGTTATCCTGAAATCACGCCAGAATTACTAGAAGAACTCAATCCAGATTTCCTGTTTCTTGCTTCCGAACCGTTTCCTTTTGCTGAAAAACATAAGCAGGAGTTTGCTCAGTTTACACCGACCTCCCAACCTGTATTGGTCGACGGGGAAATGTTCTGGTACGGGGCAAAAATGCCGGAAGCTGCCCAGTATTTGAAGGAACTTTTTGAAAACAATGAATCCTTTCGCATTGACAATACCAACTAA
- a CDS encoding GNAT family N-acetyltransferase: MNWYTKLNQYFPVEEMKSREHMETLLEEKGTVYRKDEGPKHVLMYVEFEDFIFVDYLFVSKEARGEGLGKKLLEKLKATGKTILLEVEPVNYEDTDTEKRLRFYQREGFVHATQIGYNRRSLATGENTVLEILYWTPQPRDEKEVYEAMRWTYENIHTYKDQEFYGESYDPTNKVLTYLTEKRDSILDE; the protein is encoded by the coding sequence ATGAACTGGTATACAAAATTGAATCAATATTTCCCTGTTGAAGAAATGAAGTCACGTGAGCATATGGAAACATTGCTTGAAGAAAAGGGCACTGTCTATCGAAAAGATGAAGGGCCGAAGCATGTGTTGATGTATGTGGAGTTTGAAGATTTTATTTTCGTTGACTATTTATTTGTTTCGAAAGAAGCACGTGGAGAAGGTCTTGGGAAAAAGCTACTTGAAAAGTTAAAAGCCACTGGCAAAACCATTCTATTAGAAGTTGAGCCTGTGAACTATGAAGATACAGATACAGAAAAGCGTTTACGTTTTTACCAGCGTGAAGGATTTGTTCATGCAACACAAATCGGTTACAACCGACGCTCGTTAGCTACAGGAGAGAATACGGTACTTGAAATTCTTTACTGGACGCCGCAGCCTCGTGATGAAAAAGAAGTATATGAAGCGATGAGATGGACATACGAGAACATTCACACCTATAAAGACCAAGAGTTTTACGGTGAATCATACGATCCAACAAACAAAGTCTTAACTTATTTAACTGAAAAACGCGATTCAATTTTAGACGAATAG